From the Porites lutea chromosome 5, jaPorLute2.1, whole genome shotgun sequence genome, the window TGCCCACAATTTAAAGCAATGACGCCTAATGAACAGTGGGAGGTTGTTAAGGATCAAAAAGAGTGTTTTTCATGTTTGAAGCATGGTAAAGGTCATACATCCACAAATTGCCTGCGCAGAAAGACATGTTCTGAAAAGAATAGCGATGGCACAGCATGTAACGAGTCTCACCATAAACTTCCGCACTTATACAGTGGAGAAGCATCTGGTTCATTACAAGTCTCCACGCTACAGGACAAGAGTTTGGCGTTACTTCCAGTAGTAACAGGAGCAATTAAAGTACACCCCAACACAAATGTATTCAAAAAAACCGCCATATTTTTTGACTCTGGTGCTCAAATATCCATGATACGTAGTAGTCTCACTGAATCTTTCAGTCTTCAAAGCAAGCCTGTCAAAATTCTGATTGCAAAGGTCGGTGGTATTGAAGAGGAGCTGACAAGAAAGATTTGCAAGTTTCCTGTCTGCACATCTGATGGCAAAGCAGTTCAAGTTATACAAGCAGTCGGCATTCCTCAAATATCAGATGACATAACGGAAGTTGACGTGACTGCATTAGCGAATCTCTTTGGCCTTGGTTCAGACGACGTCAGACAACAAGCTGGCCCCGTCAATGTTCTGATAGGAATACATTATTCAAGGTTCCACATCGGTGAAATGAAAGTAAAGGGAACATTAGTCGCAAGGAAGAGCCCATTTGGTTGGGTGATATTTGGTTCCAACACTGAAGATCTAATGCTGCAAATTAAACAAGTGTCTATTGTTCACCGCGCCCAACCAGTTGACATGACTGATTTGTGGAAGACGGAATCGATGGGTGTGTCCGTAGTGCCATGTACGTGTGGAGGTGCCAAATTGTCAGCACAGGAAAGAGAAGAGCTCAAGCTGATAGAAGAATCCTGTCAGTTACAAGGGAACAAGTGGATAATGAAATACCCTTGGAAAAGATGTCCTTCTATTCTGCCAAATAATTACGTTCAAGTACGGAAGAAGTTAGAGTCATTAGAATGACACCTCATGAAAGATCCAGAGAACTCCTCCAGCAACAACAATCAAATCCAGGAGATGGAAACAATGCAATTTGCAAGGAAGCTGTCCCCAAAGGAACTGACTGATTGGAAAGGGCCGATACACTACTTCTCCCATCATGCAGTTACATACCCAGAGAAGAAAAGTACGCCAGTGAGAATTGTATTTAACAGCTCAGCATCACATAACAGCCACACCCTCAACGACTACTGGTTCAAGAGACTTGACCTGCTAAACAATGTGTTTGGCGTTGTGATACGATTTTGCAAGAAACCCTACGCTATTTGTGGAGACATTGCAAAGATGTATCATATGATTGCCATACCCGAAGAAGATCAGCATGTGCACAAATTCCTCTCGAGAAATTATGAAGTTAAGTACGTTAAGACTGTTCTCATGTTCGGCGGCCGCCCAGTGCAAACGATGGCTATTACCGCAATGCAGAAGTCGGCGAAcatgaagaaaaaagagaaacccAGGGCCGCTGAAGCTATTTTGAAGAATGCCTATGAGACGACATCTGTGATTTAGTCAACAATGTTCAGGAAGCCAAAGCATTGATGTCAAATATTGATGAGGTGCTTCATGTTGGCGGTTTTCATGTGAAGCAGTGGATTTCCAGTGAGCAAAGTGACGTAAAAGATAACCCAAGTGAAGTTACAATTGGAGGTGAAAGCCAAGTAGAAAAGGTCTTAGGAGCAGTGTGGCTTCCTCGGGAAGACATGTTTACGTTTAAAATCAAACTTGaattggctaaagaaaaccTTCCTTTGGGAGATCCAGGCACGTTTATCCTCCTGAAAATGACAAAACGTCTACTTCTGAACAAGCTTGCAGGTGTATTCGATCCAATGGGAACTGGAGCAGCAGTCCTTGTGAAGCCGAAGATTGCAATGCAGGAACTATGTTAAATTGGCCTTGGCTGGGATGATGAGATCCCACCAGAAATAAAGTGACAGTGGATGAAGTTATTTAGAGAAATGATCGCCTTAAACAATGTCAAGTTCAAACGTTACCTCACACCCCCAAACGCGTGTGGTGATCCTTTTTTGATTGTCTTCAGTGATGCCTCAAGACAAGTGTTTGGTGCATGTGCTTATGTCCAATATAACCTTAAGGATGGAAGGTTTGGTGTGTGATTTGCAGCAGCAAAGTCTAAGGTTGCTCCCCTAAAAGAACTCACTATCCCCCGCCTTGAGTTACAAGCAGCCGTCATCACCAGCTACTTTGGAAGTAACATCGTGGGAGAATCGCGATTTAAGTTTGAGAGAATAAGATACTTCTCAGACAGCCTTGTTACACTTTCTTTGGACAAGGAGTGAAAGTAGAAGCTTCAAACCATTCGTCTCCTGTTGACTTGGCGAGGTACAGAGCAGATTGGTTACATTGCCCTACCATGCTTAACGTTGCCGATGACTTAACAAAGAGAATCTTGGTTGAAGAAATGAATGGAAGATGGTTTAATGGACCCAAGTTCCTGCAGCAAGGTGAAGAGTTCTGGCCTGTTGAGCAA encodes:
- the LOC140937955 gene encoding uncharacterized protein; protein product: MKDPENSSSNNNQIQEMETMQFARKLSPKELTDWKGPIHYFSHHAVTYPEKKSTPVRIVFNSSASHNSHTLNDYWFKRLDLLNNVFGVVIRFCKKPYAICGDIAKMYHMIAIPEEDQHVHKFLSRNYEVKYVKTVLMFGGRPVQTMAITAMQKSANMKKKEKPRAAEAILKNAYETTSVI
- the LOC140937954 gene encoding uncharacterized protein, whose protein sequence is MTKDDVKIWARHIHSQKLEPSMKHLLKWMDEKMTARLGSGATICKTGSTTHPSVNLLGADGNGKSFGERDKNQKQCYVCKASHYVDECPQFKAMTPNEQWEVVKDQKECFSCLKHGKGHTSTNCLRRKTCSEKNSDGTACNESHHKLPHLYSGEASGSLQVSTLQDKSLALLPVVTGAIKVHPNTNVFKKTAIFFDSGAQISMIRSSLTESFSLQSKPVKILIAKVGGIEEELTRKICKFPVCTSDGKAVQVIQAVGIPQISDDITEVDVTALANLFGLGSDDVRQQAGPVNVLIGIHYSRFHIGEMKVKGTLVARKSPFGWVIFGSNTEDLMLQIKQVSIVHRAQPVDMTDLWKTESMGVSVVPCTCGGAKLSAQEREELKLIEESCQLQGNKWIMKYPWKRCPSILPNNYVQVRKKLESLE